The following proteins are co-located in the Citrobacter freundii ATCC 8090 = MTCC 1658 = NBRC 12681 genome:
- the ecpA gene encoding common pilus major fimbrillin subunit EcpA has protein sequence MKKLLLVTSLASVFVAANAMADVTASATASWDATATKDTTSMLVVTPLNSLTFQYAEGLKAFNSQDGAFDVTIQGQETATDFELTAQIISNTLTNASGDASTLNVGVAWNGTALTNSSDTVLVNSSSTSGLESLMADGAYNGAARVSDQSNFKFTIASATSDGSQAVTDYSALPDGYWTGDVKVQFNATWTTPSA, from the coding sequence ATGAAAAAATTATTATTAGTAACCTCTCTGGCTTCTGTATTTGTTGCAGCAAATGCAATGGCAGACGTTACTGCTTCTGCAACTGCCTCGTGGGACGCGACGGCAACAAAAGATACCACCAGTATGTTGGTTGTCACCCCGCTGAACTCTTTGACTTTCCAGTATGCTGAAGGACTGAAAGCCTTCAACTCTCAGGACGGTGCTTTTGATGTGACTATTCAGGGTCAGGAAACGGCAACTGATTTTGAGCTGACTGCTCAGATCATTAGTAACACGCTGACCAACGCCAGTGGCGATGCGTCTACCCTGAACGTAGGGGTGGCATGGAATGGCACCGCGCTGACTAACTCATCAGATACTGTCCTGGTTAACTCCAGCTCGACTTCTGGTCTTGAAAGCCTGATGGCTGATGGCGCTTATAACGGTGCTGCTCGTGTCAGCGATCAATCCAACTTCAAATTCACCATCGCGTCAGCGACTTCTGATGGTAGCCAGGCAGTAACGGATTACTCTGCTCTGCCAGACGGCTATTGGACTGGCGATGTAAAAGTACAGTTTAATGCAACCTGGACGACTCCGTCCGCCTAA
- a CDS encoding CS1-pili formation C-terminal domain-containing protein, with protein sequence MTTKYIVGGSICLFLALTPGTSHAAPVKVGNYVIPSAFARSLEQGMTVPVYIRYNETDEKSQQKIADAMISLVDGNITVKALTLAELPNNAVLSGKTRALVEKIRDVKFHDNTNIELSDNARLQLNVSSFHLEMIVSKDALTEAIVARSSLLGPSSVESLSNVLNYNFGTYYNDYHNGSSTRSYLTVDNTTSLREHHININGSFYGIGDSNGTSKLYRAMYERDYDGYRLALGMLDTWNVQSIASLNALNGGKIYGVSYGNKGSTVVENTALSLTPITVFLPAAGEVHVFRDGRLLSVQNFNMGSYEIDTSRFPYGVYDVTVDIVVNGRTINSRISRVNKIFARQQAAGIDQLSWQLFGGSLDYDRVSYKRNHYQDLGNEQTWIAGGAASVTLAILSGLGLKSTLYGFDNNAVNETDVTLNVSEYVSIGNQTLVANDSSWRNISNINLNVPEGYGSLWASREDSKIGDRLPIQERDNYSIGGTLNLGKFIPHGGSLTVSQTENRYSGNKYRNLDYSTTLYSGRYATVGLRAGIQRYYYNNRNDDGRQERYVSLDLSLPLATWLSMGVSRDRYGSTQGNLSARKQYAEGPIKSVGLSASTRLSGEQYYDNNYSVNGNLSYDTKYNAGTVSVTRSADNSTNMNFSSQGSLAWAGKDFGLSKERQRSGIIVKTDLTGEGKLAAKINNRNYLLSGKSNFIALPPYAQYKLEILNDKNSEDSFDIVSGRKQELTLYPGNVGVINPEVKSMVTVFGRIRYPDGQLAANTDIHNHIGKTRTDEKGEFAIDIDKKYPVITLISANGSICEADLDLEKARGAAWVGDVKCATQTTMAQR encoded by the coding sequence ATGACAACAAAATATATTGTCGGCGGTAGCATTTGTCTTTTTCTTGCGCTGACACCAGGAACTTCACATGCAGCCCCAGTAAAAGTGGGTAATTACGTTATTCCCAGCGCTTTCGCCCGTTCACTGGAGCAGGGAATGACGGTGCCGGTATATATTCGTTACAACGAGACTGACGAGAAAAGTCAGCAAAAAATTGCCGATGCGATGATTTCGCTTGTTGATGGCAATATTACAGTTAAAGCCCTGACTCTTGCTGAATTGCCTAATAATGCCGTGTTATCTGGAAAAACTCGTGCGTTGGTAGAAAAAATTCGTGATGTGAAATTTCACGATAACACCAATATCGAGCTATCGGACAATGCACGCCTGCAACTCAACGTCTCTTCATTTCACCTGGAGATGATAGTCAGCAAAGATGCGTTAACTGAAGCGATTGTCGCACGCAGTAGCCTGCTTGGACCTTCCAGCGTGGAGTCTCTCTCTAACGTCCTGAACTATAACTTTGGTACCTACTACAACGATTATCATAATGGCAGCAGTACCCGCAGCTATCTGACGGTGGACAATACAACATCGCTGCGTGAGCACCATATCAATATTAACGGTTCGTTTTACGGCATCGGCGACAGCAACGGCACCAGTAAACTCTATCGTGCGATGTATGAGCGTGATTATGACGGGTATCGACTGGCGCTCGGGATGCTCGACACCTGGAACGTGCAGTCTATTGCTAGTTTGAATGCGTTGAATGGTGGGAAAATTTACGGTGTGAGCTACGGAAACAAAGGAAGTACGGTTGTTGAGAATACCGCGCTTTCACTCACGCCGATTACCGTATTTTTGCCAGCCGCTGGCGAGGTTCATGTCTTCCGTGATGGGCGTTTGCTCAGCGTGCAGAACTTTAATATGGGCAGCTATGAAATTGATACCAGTCGCTTTCCGTATGGTGTTTATGACGTCACGGTAGATATCGTGGTCAATGGCCGGACAATTAATAGTCGTATTAGCAGGGTTAATAAAATCTTTGCCCGCCAACAAGCCGCCGGGATTGATCAGCTTTCGTGGCAACTGTTTGGTGGCTCACTGGATTATGACCGTGTGAGTTACAAGCGAAATCATTATCAAGATTTGGGCAACGAGCAGACCTGGATTGCCGGGGGGGCCGCATCGGTGACGCTGGCGATATTATCGGGGCTGGGCCTGAAATCCACGCTCTACGGTTTTGACAACAATGCGGTTAATGAAACGGATGTCACGCTCAATGTGAGTGAATACGTAAGCATTGGCAATCAGACGCTAGTGGCGAACGATTCGTCATGGCGAAATATCAGTAACATCAACCTTAATGTCCCTGAGGGATACGGTTCCCTATGGGCATCTCGTGAAGACAGTAAAATTGGCGATCGTCTGCCTATACAGGAGCGTGATAATTATTCCATTGGCGGGACTCTTAACCTCGGAAAGTTTATTCCTCATGGCGGCTCGCTCACCGTGAGTCAGACGGAGAATCGCTACTCGGGAAATAAATATCGTAATCTGGACTACAGCACGACCCTTTATTCAGGCAGGTATGCCACGGTTGGGTTGCGTGCAGGTATTCAGCGTTATTACTACAACAATCGGAATGACGATGGGCGACAGGAACGTTATGTCAGTCTGGATTTATCATTGCCGTTGGCGACCTGGTTGAGCATGGGCGTCTCCCGGGATCGTTATGGCAGTACTCAGGGTAATCTCAGCGCGCGTAAGCAGTATGCTGAGGGCCCGATTAAATCGGTCGGATTGTCGGCATCAACGCGTCTGAGTGGCGAACAGTATTACGACAATAATTATTCGGTAAACGGCAATTTGAGTTATGACACGAAATATAACGCCGGCACCGTATCGGTAACGCGTTCTGCTGACAACTCCACCAATATGAACTTCTCTTCCCAGGGTTCTCTGGCGTGGGCAGGTAAAGATTTCGGCCTGAGTAAAGAGCGGCAGCGGTCCGGCATCATTGTGAAAACAGATTTGACCGGTGAAGGGAAACTGGCTGCGAAGATTAATAACCGCAATTATCTTCTCAGCGGTAAATCAAATTTCATTGCACTGCCGCCCTATGCTCAGTACAAGCTGGAAATCCTCAATGATAAAAACTCTGAGGACAGCTTCGATATTGTTTCAGGACGCAAACAGGAGCTGACGCTATATCCGGGTAACGTGGGTGTTATCAATCCTGAAGTGAAAAGCATGGTCACTGTATTCGGGCGCATTCGTTATCCCGATGGACAATTGGCTGCAAATACCGATATCCATAACCACATCGGTAAAACGCGTACGGATGAAAAGGGTGAGTTTGCTATCGATATCGATAAAAAGTATCCGGTCATCACGTTAATTTCAGCCAATGGCAGCATATGCGAAGCCGATCTTGATTTGGAAAAAGCACGCGGCGCAGCGTGGGTTGGCGATGTGAAATGTGCAACGCAAACCACGATGGCGCAGAGGTAA
- a CDS encoding fimbria/pilus periplasmic chaperone: protein MNRRRLALRWVFILLSGLTAFSTQAVYLESTIYEMPSDKAFISKRIYNDSQKQNLYSIGAVKIDKPGPGGENRSAIAEGELLFTPLNFSLAPQASEFFKIFYRGPQDDKERYYRILFREMPITLFTERNQGKGGQALPVIAMDTILVVRPRNINLAYTIDEANGTLKNTGNTFFKIIVHQGCNSTDDEATMRYVLPGETWRSSELKTKNRKFIVALQKYIPVGQGCFKLNQ, encoded by the coding sequence ATGAACCGCCGTCGTCTGGCGCTTAGATGGGTATTTATTCTACTTTCCGGTCTGACAGCATTCTCTACACAGGCAGTCTACCTGGAGTCGACCATTTATGAGATGCCATCGGATAAAGCATTTATCAGTAAACGAATCTATAACGATAGCCAGAAACAGAATTTATACAGTATCGGCGCAGTAAAAATTGATAAGCCGGGACCGGGAGGTGAAAACAGAAGTGCTATTGCTGAAGGCGAACTTCTGTTTACTCCGCTGAATTTTTCACTGGCTCCGCAGGCGAGTGAGTTTTTTAAGATTTTCTACCGCGGGCCGCAGGATGATAAAGAACGCTATTACCGAATTCTGTTTCGTGAAATGCCGATCACGCTGTTTACCGAACGTAATCAAGGGAAAGGCGGGCAGGCTCTCCCGGTGATCGCTATGGACACCATATTGGTTGTTCGCCCGAGAAACATAAATCTGGCCTACACCATTGATGAGGCTAACGGAACACTGAAAAACACTGGGAATACTTTTTTTAAAATCATCGTACACCAAGGGTGCAATTCAACCGATGATGAAGCCACCATGCGTTATGTGTTGCCGGGTGAAACCTGGCGTAGTAGTGAGCTCAAAACAAAAAACCGAAAGTTTATCGTAGCGTTGCAGAAATACATCCCAGTAGGTCAGGGGTGCTTCAAACTCAATCAATAG
- a CDS encoding winged helix-turn-helix domain-containing protein: MKSIINDQVECDSTRKSLKHRDTTIILSASTARLLELFIAHKNQQLHREFIIEEVWKKHGMAPSGHSLNKSISILRKAFSELGADNPIETLPRQGFLFHASVNDEQSSFSGDVPVRSVTETVNSPATPKRKNIVLFILLFAFLGSSVLILPALNSGATNFIYIRAIGDCELYTADDNNADKTKAFLSSDMWRKINATCHDGKKTIVFYDDNNLSAGNDLKENFLGICTLDKGGAARECENYLY; the protein is encoded by the coding sequence ATGAAAAGTATAATTAATGATCAGGTTGAGTGCGATTCCACCAGAAAAAGCCTGAAACATCGCGATACTACAATAATCCTTTCGGCATCTACAGCGAGACTACTTGAGCTATTCATTGCCCATAAAAATCAACAACTCCATCGTGAGTTTATCATTGAAGAAGTATGGAAAAAGCATGGCATGGCCCCATCGGGTCATAGCCTTAATAAAAGTATCAGTATATTGCGAAAAGCATTTAGTGAGTTGGGGGCCGATAATCCCATTGAAACATTGCCCCGGCAGGGATTTTTGTTCCATGCTTCGGTCAATGATGAACAGTCATCTTTCAGTGGAGATGTACCTGTTCGTTCGGTAACAGAAACGGTGAACTCACCCGCAACACCGAAACGCAAAAATATTGTTCTGTTCATTTTATTGTTTGCCTTTCTTGGGAGCTCTGTTTTGATATTGCCAGCTCTTAATTCAGGTGCCACGAATTTTATCTATATCAGGGCAATAGGTGATTGTGAACTTTATACTGCCGATGACAATAATGCTGATAAAACGAAAGCGTTTTTATCTTCTGATATGTGGCGAAAAATAAATGCGACTTGTCATGATGGCAAGAAAACAATTGTTTTTTATGATGATAATAATTTATCGGCAGGTAATGATCTTAAAGAGAATTTTTTGGGGATCTGTACGCTGGATAAAGGAGGGGCTGCCCGTGAATGCGAAAATTATCTTTATTAG
- a CDS encoding EAL domain-containing protein — MNTKKVFLLSYDIFLFSGIKAWLPNLVLVDARSFISGTQSVIPRYPSCLLVIDNRLPLLLVRKWFQRNSTQFININCIVLRMNETRSVNRGYEEYAFINGRELSDQLISQLRANLMAPNEVVEVTKGSTIFNFHLTEFEEEMLYSSFTKEKLHDFCIANSLTTKSVYRYRERITARLGFSHFNETIIFLTRNNLLHEGYPTNSHSGENVIYGDAYDVSDSGRLSMAIRNEEIIPYFQPIVNINGDVCGVEVLARWPQGHNYAISQREFIPLAEKSGLMNELTSYLMTTVARNLVDGSEDINKTLFVSFNVSPSGLSNPVFYWECLNFMEITQRLPIKLMIEITENQTLTITPALKELIRSLRNRGVLFALDDFGTGYANLCYLNELDLDVIKIDKTFIKAIKEVEQHIPMLESIIHLSGLLGLRMVAEGVEYGYQQQWLRKNNVDYLQGYQFLPPVMFDDFMRFYKQSVGLFESASDSTFSA; from the coding sequence ATGAATACGAAAAAGGTTTTTCTGCTCAGTTATGATATTTTTCTTTTCTCAGGGATAAAAGCGTGGCTGCCAAATCTGGTACTGGTTGATGCGCGATCATTTATTTCTGGTACACAGTCAGTTATTCCACGATACCCGTCCTGTTTGCTGGTGATCGATAACCGGTTACCATTGCTACTGGTCAGGAAATGGTTTCAGAGAAATAGCACGCAGTTTATCAACATCAACTGTATTGTTCTTCGGATGAATGAAACTCGTTCTGTTAATCGAGGATACGAGGAGTATGCTTTCATTAATGGACGAGAATTATCTGATCAATTGATTTCTCAGCTAAGAGCCAATTTAATGGCACCCAATGAGGTTGTGGAGGTCACTAAAGGTTCGACGATTTTTAATTTTCATTTGACTGAATTTGAAGAGGAAATGTTGTATTCATCATTCACAAAAGAAAAATTGCACGACTTTTGTATTGCTAACTCACTAACAACTAAGTCAGTTTATCGATATCGGGAGCGGATAACCGCTCGTCTGGGATTTTCTCATTTTAATGAAACTATCATTTTTTTAACCAGGAATAATTTATTGCATGAAGGCTACCCGACAAACAGTCATTCTGGTGAGAATGTAATTTATGGCGATGCATATGATGTTTCAGATTCTGGCCGACTGAGTATGGCAATAAGGAATGAAGAAATCATTCCTTATTTTCAGCCCATCGTAAATATCAATGGGGACGTCTGTGGTGTTGAGGTTTTAGCTCGGTGGCCACAGGGCCATAATTATGCGATTTCTCAGCGTGAGTTTATACCTCTGGCTGAAAAAAGTGGCTTAATGAATGAGTTAACGAGCTATTTAATGACCACCGTCGCGCGTAATCTGGTCGACGGAAGCGAGGATATTAATAAAACGCTATTCGTCTCCTTTAATGTCAGTCCATCAGGTTTAAGTAATCCTGTTTTTTATTGGGAATGCCTTAACTTTATGGAGATAACGCAAAGACTACCGATAAAATTAATGATTGAAATAACCGAAAATCAGACTCTAACTATCACTCCAGCTCTCAAAGAGCTGATACGATCGTTGCGAAACAGAGGGGTGCTGTTTGCTTTAGATGATTTTGGCACGGGATACGCTAATCTCTGCTATCTCAATGAGTTAGACCTGGATGTAATCAAAATTGATAAAACGTTCATCAAGGCTATTAAAGAAGTTGAGCAACATATCCCTATGCTCGAGTCAATCATTCATCTTTCCGGACTCCTGGGGTTACGCATGGTGGCGGAAGGCGTTGAATATGGCTATCAGCAGCAATGGTTGCGGAAAAATAATGTGGATTACCTGCAGGGTTATCAATTTTTACCGCCAGTGATGTTTGATGATTTTATGCGTTTTTACAAGCAGTCTGTAGGGCTGTTTGAATCAGCGTCGGATTCAACTTTTTCAGCGTAA
- a CDS encoding methyltransferase family protein: MILHTAWQMRKKRTTLNPLHAEKSTTLVTGGCYAWSRNPIYLGMSGLQLAFALYVGSLIGILVAPLFMLAVARLHIDFEEEQLRKHFGLEWKHYEQRVRRWL, translated from the coding sequence ATGATACTGCATACCGCGTGGCAGATGCGGAAGAAACGTACGACGCTAAACCCACTGCATGCAGAGAAATCGACCACGCTTGTTACTGGCGGATGTTATGCCTGGAGCCGCAATCCAATCTATCTTGGAATGAGTGGACTCCAGTTAGCTTTTGCTCTCTACGTCGGTAGCCTGATTGGAATATTGGTTGCACCACTGTTTATGCTGGCGGTTGCCAGATTGCACATTGATTTTGAAGAGGAACAACTGCGAAAACATTTCGGGCTGGAATGGAAACACTATGAGCAGCGTGTTCGCCGCTGGTTATAG
- a CDS encoding tyrosine-type recombinase/integrase: MMLNARKVEAAKGKEKSYKLSDGGGLYLQVEPNGSRYWRMKYRFAGKEKRLSFGVYPTVTLADARQKREDAKKLLAAGEDPGEVKKAKKHALNAAIETLNPFREVALEWHKMKSPKWSEGYASDIIEAFEKDIFPHIGHRPIADIQPLELLEVLRLIEARGAMEKAKKVRQRCGEVFRYAIVTGRAIYNPAPDLASAMQGHEAVHYPFLKANELPEFFTALNAYSGSPIVLLGAHLLILTGLRTGELRAGEWREVDFDNAVWEIPKERMKMRRAHIVPLSNQALVHLETLKELTGNYPLMFPGRNDPSKCMSEASINQVFKRIGYAGRVTGHGFRHTMSTILHEKGFNSAWIETQLAHLDKNAIRGIYNHAQYLEGRREMMQWYSDFIGGTES; encoded by the coding sequence ATGATGCTGAATGCCCGCAAGGTTGAAGCCGCTAAAGGAAAAGAGAAGAGCTATAAGCTATCTGATGGAGGTGGCCTGTACCTTCAGGTAGAACCTAATGGCTCGCGTTACTGGCGTATGAAGTACCGTTTTGCTGGTAAAGAGAAGCGCTTGTCCTTTGGTGTCTATCCAACAGTCACCCTCGCAGATGCCAGACAAAAACGCGAAGACGCAAAGAAACTACTCGCAGCAGGTGAAGATCCTGGCGAAGTGAAAAAAGCAAAGAAGCATGCTTTAAACGCAGCGATCGAGACACTTAACCCATTCAGAGAAGTGGCGTTAGAGTGGCACAAAATGAAATCTCCCAAATGGTCTGAGGGCTATGCTTCAGACATCATTGAGGCGTTTGAGAAAGACATTTTCCCGCATATTGGACACAGACCTATAGCCGATATTCAGCCCCTAGAACTACTTGAAGTACTGAGGTTGATAGAAGCACGAGGCGCTATGGAGAAAGCGAAGAAAGTCCGTCAGCGATGCGGTGAAGTTTTCCGCTATGCCATCGTAACGGGTAGAGCAATCTACAATCCTGCACCGGATCTTGCCAGTGCGATGCAAGGACATGAAGCAGTCCACTATCCATTCCTCAAAGCCAACGAGCTGCCGGAGTTCTTTACTGCCCTTAACGCTTATTCAGGAAGCCCAATTGTATTGCTGGGGGCACATTTACTTATCCTGACGGGTCTAAGAACAGGAGAGCTAAGAGCAGGTGAGTGGCGTGAGGTGGATTTTGATAATGCGGTGTGGGAGATTCCCAAAGAACGTATGAAAATGCGACGTGCTCATATTGTGCCGCTTTCAAATCAAGCATTAGTCCATCTTGAAACCTTAAAAGAACTGACTGGAAACTATCCTTTGATGTTTCCTGGGCGTAACGATCCAAGTAAGTGCATGAGTGAGGCCAGTATTAATCAGGTCTTTAAGCGTATTGGATATGCTGGCCGTGTTACTGGCCATGGCTTCAGACACACAATGAGCACTATTTTGCATGAAAAAGGCTTCAATAGTGCATGGATTGAAACCCAGCTTGCACATTTGGATAAAAATGCTATTCGGGGGATATACAATCATGCTCAGTATCTTGAGGGGCGTCGGGAAATGATGCAATGGTACAGTGATTTTATTGGTGGAACGGAGTCTTGA
- a CDS encoding helix-turn-helix transcriptional regulator has product MGFTDNRPSADSLIDMKFITSDCLFTDKWIYKLISLGRFPKPIKLGRMSRWRAGDYYAWRDSHSSE; this is encoded by the coding sequence ATGGGGTTTACTGATAATCGTCCTTCTGCTGACTCGCTCATTGATATGAAATTCATTACATCTGATTGTCTTTTTACTGATAAATGGATTTATAAACTGATTTCTCTGGGACGTTTTCCTAAACCAATCAAGTTAGGTCGTATGTCCCGATGGCGTGCTGGTGACTACTATGCTTGGCGTGATAGTCATTCTTCAGAGTAA
- a CDS encoding P2 family phage major capsid protein encodes MYAFKTERPDAARRYHNKFVTGTNYQEESNRRFALSEPTENILRTSILESGWLIKNITLRDVNAVSGNAVNIGASELHTGRVDGGRFHKKMAINGTEFFLTETDTCARISYSDMSHIYHTGVPDEFEKTVESFFSQAYALDMLRVGFNGVSIANTTNPEINKKGEDVNIGWHALAKAYGNGKQIISEPVTLGETGTWKNIDALANHLITELIAEQFREDPRLVVLVGAELAAHQRLKLFNAADRPADVNAAQMATSSVAGRFAFIPPFMPGKRLAVTTLDNLHIYTQAITRWFRAEFDDENSEYVHSYLRNEGYALGEPELYAAVDESALTFAD; translated from the coding sequence ATGTATGCCTTCAAAACTGAAAGGCCGGACGCAGCACGTCGTTATCATAATAAATTCGTCACTGGTACTAACTATCAGGAGGAATCAAACAGACGTTTTGCATTAAGCGAACCCACTGAAAATATACTGCGTACCTCAATTCTGGAATCCGGGTGGCTTATTAAAAATATCACCCTACGTGATGTTAACGCCGTGTCAGGTAATGCCGTCAATATTGGTGCCAGTGAACTGCATACCGGACGTGTGGATGGTGGCCGTTTCCACAAAAAAATGGCAATCAATGGTACGGAGTTCTTTCTGACAGAGACGGATACCTGCGCCCGGATCAGCTATTCCGATATGTCTCATATTTACCATACCGGCGTGCCGGATGAGTTTGAGAAAACGGTTGAGAGCTTTTTTTCCCAGGCATATGCGCTGGACATGCTGCGGGTCGGTTTCAACGGTGTGTCGATTGCAAATACTACAAACCCGGAAATCAATAAAAAAGGCGAGGATGTCAATATTGGCTGGCATGCACTGGCGAAAGCCTACGGGAACGGGAAGCAAATCATCTCTGAGCCTGTCACTCTGGGAGAGACTGGCACCTGGAAAAATATTGATGCTCTGGCCAACCATCTGATTACTGAGCTTATTGCTGAGCAGTTTCGTGAAGATCCCCGTCTGGTTGTACTGGTTGGGGCAGAGCTGGCTGCACATCAACGCCTGAAGTTATTTAATGCTGCAGACCGCCCGGCTGATGTGAATGCCGCACAGATGGCTACAAGTTCTGTTGCTGGCCGCTTTGCGTTTATTCCCCCGTTTATGCCGGGTAAGCGTCTGGCAGTAACGACGCTGGATAATCTGCACATTTACACCCAGGCGATAACACGCTGGTTCCGTGCTGAGTTTGATGATGAAAACAGTGAATACGTACATTCCTACCTGCGCAATGAAGGCTATGCACTCGGTGAACCAGAACTGTACGCGGCTGTCGATGAGAGCGCTCTGACGTTTGCGGATTGA
- a CDS encoding host cell division inhibitor Icd-like protein, which translates to MPALINPGNDQFSVINFLPHQECTGYSLKVAAKSAAGRGNPSNLTATPDAPCVFFCVFAFVHLLPVQRFLYCCSYRVMVAQAGLTSVRPVSVRAGISTPVWATTHERGNSGGSVTRYLTEVAIMAIVPALSHPEFTFVFLAVRRTDRDARPRPVRVIADCEHAARLKLATEFILSFAARIPVKNAGEVVA; encoded by the coding sequence ATGCCAGCGTTAATTAATCCAGGCAATGATCAGTTTTCGGTTATAAATTTCTTGCCTCACCAGGAATGCACGGGATATAGTTTAAAGGTTGCCGCAAAATCGGCAGCCGGGCGTGGAAACCCGAGTAATCTAACGGCGACACCAGACGCGCCATGCGTCTTTTTTTGTGTCTTTGCCTTTGTGCACCTGTTACCTGTACAGCGGTTTCTTTACTGCTGTAGCTATCGTGTAATGGTGGCTCAGGCGGGGCTGACCTCGGTCAGGCCGGTATCCGTTAGAGCCGGTATTTCCACCCCCGTCTGGGCTACCACCCATGAGCGTGGAAACTCCGGTGGTAGCGTTACCCGCTATCTAACGGAGGTTGCCATTATGGCTATAGTCCCTGCTTTATCTCACCCTGAATTTACCTTTGTCTTTCTGGCTGTCCGCCGTACAGACCGTGATGCCCGTCCACGTCCTGTGCGTGTAATCGCAGACTGTGAGCATGCTGCACGCCTTAAACTTGCCACTGAATTTATCCTGAGCTTTGCTGCCCGTATCCCTGTGAAAAACGCCGGGGAGGTGGTTGCATGA